The Ketobacter alkanivorans genome includes the window GGCTAAAGTGGGAGATCGACGTGTTCGAAGGGGATAATACGGGGCTCGTGGTGGCGGAGGTAGAGCTGGAATCGGAGCATCAACAGATCGAGTTACCGGCTTGGATTGGGCAGGAGGTGTCCGGTGATGCTCGGTACTATAATGTTAGCCTGGTGACCAACCCTTACCGAAATTGGTCTGAACAGAAGCTTTAGAGTACGTCGATTTCGGGCAGGTCCAGCTCTCCAAGGCAGTTCAGGCCTCGCAGTCCGTCCTGGTTGTTAGGGTATAGGCGTGCTTTGAAGGGTGAAATCAGTAAGGCTTTGCCATCTGTCAGGCCCACGTAGCCACCGCTGAACGTGGTTATGCAGCGGCCGCCCTGAAATCGGATACGATGCTCTGACTCGAGGGCACAGAATGAAAGCAGGCCATTACCCAGAGGATCACGCAAGGATGCCTGATCGCGATAGCAGCCTAATGCAGATGCGCTAAGAGCAATGATCAGTCCATTATGAAGGCAGATCAATTCGCATGGCTCTTCTTTTATGATGTCCGAACGAATTTCGGCAATAATACTATTTGACATAATTCCTGGTTGACGCAGCAAGTGTGGTGGAATTGTCCACTAAATCAGAATCAAGATAAAGCTAAACAGACAACGATGACGACACCGAGATTACACGTAGCCATTGAGTTAATTGAAGCCATTGGTGAATATTTAGATACCATAGGCAAATCAGCAGAGGCCTTTTTTCAGCAGCAAGGATTCGCCGTCGATGATGACCACAATAATGGCTATTCGGATTTTGCGTTGTTTTCTTCCATATTTGAGGCCGCGGCGGAGTATGCCAATGATGATTATATCGGACTCAAGGTGGGGGAAAACTTCCTGGCCCGACATTGGGGGCGCCTGGGTTACCTGATTATGTCAGGCGAAAATGGCATGGAGGGTATTCAGTATATCCAGCGTTTTGCCACGATCGTTACGAATGCCCTTGAAATGAAATGGATAACTGACAGTGAAACCCTAAGCTGTGAGTTCAGTCTGCAGGATAGTCGGGTTAGCAGGCATGTGGTGGACTATTTTGTTTCCAGTAGTCTGGCGTTGTCGAGGGCAACCTCCAACGATCAGACGCGTTATTTGAGTGTGTGTTTCCAGCATGATGGTGGGCCAACGCCGCCTTTTTACGATGAGTTCCTGCAAACAAGCTGCTATTTCAATCAGCCCTGCAATCAGATTACGGTAGATATTGACGGCCTTCGTCAGGTTTCTGCATTTCGTGACCCAAGGCTTAAAAAGATTTTGGAAGAGCATGCCAATCAAGTGCTGGAGTCTTTGGCTGTTAGTGATGAGTTGGTGGAAAAAGTCCAGCGCTATATTGTCGAGGCTCTGCCCCAGGGTACGCCGTCTTTGAAACAAACCTGTGAGCATATCGGCCAAACTGAACGCAGTTTTCAGCGTGCTCTGGCCAAGCAAGGCATAAATTATCAGGAAATGGTTGATGACCTGCGTATGCGTATGGCTTTGGAGTACATCCGCAATGATTATAATTTTCTCGATATTGCCATGATGTTGGGGTATTCAGAACAAAGTGCATTTCATCGTGCGTTTAAGCGCTGGACAGGAATGCCGCCCTCCCGTTACCGGCGCAGCTTAACACAGTCTAACCACGAACAGAAACCGGGCGCTGAGCCCGGTGCAGAATAGTCATAGATGCAGTATGTTCTGTTGATCAGCTTAATGGGGTCAATGTACAAGGGAAGCCATCTTTAGGCACAGCCAAAGGTACAACCTGAGTTGGCATTTCATAGCCGCTACGGACTTCAACTTTATATTGTTTCAGGAAGTGAAACAGGAATACTTTGGATTGAATCTCCGCAAAATTCAGGCCCAGGCATTTATGATGCCCGCCGCCAAAGGGCACCCACTGATAAAAATGCTTCTTATGCTCGGCACGCTCAGCGTTGAAGCGTTCAGGGTCGAACTTATAGGGGTGGCTCCAATACTCTTTCATGTAATGTGTGTGTAGAGGAACCACGCCAACCGCCGCGTTTTTGGGGATCTTGTAGCCTTGAAATTCACAATCGTGAATGGCGCGGCGAGGAATAGTGGGCAGAGGAGGATGCATACGTAAGGTTTCGCGGAACACCAAACTGGTTTTTTCAAGCTTGTCCAGATCCTCATAAGTGACGTTATCTTTACCGAGACTGAGTATTTCTTCTCGCAGGGCCTCTTGCCATTCAGGGTGCTTCGCCAAACGATACACCAGCGAACAAAGGGTGCTGGTTGTTGTGTCATGAGCCGCGAAGAGCAGAAAGATCATGTGATCAATCACTTCCTGATCGGTTAACTCCTCGTTGTTTTCTCCTCGAGAGTGACAGATCTGGGTGAAGAAATCATTGTGCTGGCTGTTACGTTTTTCTGCTACCAGTGAACCAATAAACGTCTCCAGATAACGACGCCCCTGAATGCCACGCCACCAGGTTGTACCTGGTATCGGTAGTCGAAGGATAGCCAGTGAAGCATCCACGGCTGCTATAAACGACTTGTTTACCTTGTTGGCTTCTTTGCCCATTTTGATGCCCAGGAACAGCTCCGCCCCCGCATTCAGCAGTAATTCCTTGATGTTGTCGAAGAACATCATTTCCTTGTTCTTGGGCCAGTTTTGGATGCCACTGTCAAAACGAAGATCCATCTTTTCCACATAAGCCTGCATTGCAGGCTTTTTAAATGCCCCCTGCAAGATCTTGCGGTGGACTTTGTGGTTTTCAAAGTCGCGCAGCATCAAACCATTAGGGAAAAGCTCTTCCAGAATGATATCCCAGGCTTTCTTGCTGGAAAAATTGTGATCTGAATCTTTAAGGATAAACTCGTTGGCGTCAGGCCCGGTGAGGGTGATGACATCCTGCATCACCGCACGGTAGCGAAACACGGGGCCGTGCTTCTGCGCCATCCTGTTAACCAGGCCATGGAAGTCACGCAGAAACTCAAAGGTGAATCCGACCACGGGGAGCCCATTTTCACCTGGTATGTGGGTGACTTTACTGCTGGGTTTACGGGGCAGTTTTGAGGCAGATTCTGCAATAGTGGTCATCGTGTTTCCTCTTTGTCGCCGAATAAATTGCTATTGACTATCCGGGCTGCTTTTTATGGTGTGGTAAGCATATGTTGGTGACGCTTCAGTCATACATTCATTTAAGCACACCTGCCTTGTGCTGTTTTGACATTGGTATGGCCATCATTGTCGGGTGCGGTCAAACAGCAAGAAAATATACTTAGGCTCTGAGGGGGGGGTATACACGTTGAGTGCTAACAGAAGCATTTGTTATAAGCAAAACCCTGACTTAATATGAATACACTTATAACAATAACTAAAGGAGTGGATCATGGGGTTGCTGCACTGGCTGCATAGTGGAGTTATGTTGGTTGCTGGGTTAAGTGTGGTGGGATCGACACTTGCTGCTGGTCATGAGCAACTGCCATTCGACCGCTTTATTGTGAAATTCAAGGCAACGCCTACAGCGCTTGAAAGGGCGAACCCTCGCGCATTTCAGCGTATGCAGCAGGCCGTGGGGGTGCGGGCTGATGTCCAGCGCACACTGAATAATGGGGCGGTGGTAATACGGATGTCCGAGTCGCGTCGCTACCAGGATTGGTTCGATGTGATGACCCAACTGAGCCATGATTCTGATATCGCCTATATTGAACCTGATTTAAGGATGGTCCCTACAGCGGATCCTCTCTACAGCTCACAGTGGTATCTGCATTTTTCCCTGGGGGGGATTAATGCCGATAGTGCATGGAATTACAGTACTGGTGAGGGTGCTGTAGTTGCTGTGTTGGATTCCGGTATACGGCCTCATGTGGATCTGGTCGCCAATACGCTGCCGGGCTATGACTTTATAACGGATACGTTCACCGCCAACGATGGAGATGGTCGTGATGGTGATCCGCTGGATCCAGGTGATGGAGTTGTGGCAGGAGCCTGCGGCGGTGGAATGCCAGAAGCTGATAAGAAAAGCACATGGCATGGCACCCATGTTTCCGGCCTTGTTGCTGCAGCCAGTAATGGCATCGGCATGGAGGGCGTGGCTTACGATGCTGATATTGTGCCTTTGCGAGTTCTCGGGCGTTGTGGCGGCTATACCTCCGATATTGCTGACGCCATTTATTGGGCCTCCGGGTACAGTGTGCCAGGCGTTCCGGGCAACGCAAACAAAGCTGATGTTATCAATATGAGCCTTAGCAGTTCGGTTACTGGCAGTTGCAGTCAAACATATTCAGATGCAATTAATGCCGCAAATGCAGCTGGTGTTACGGTCGTGACGTCGGCTGGAAATTCGGCAGCGAACGCAACCGATTATGCACCAGGCAATTGTTCTGGAGTTATCAATGTTGCAGCCATTAACTATTATGGCGATTTGGCATCTTATTCAAATACTGGATCGGTGGTGGATCTGGTTGCACCAGGTGGCGTCATAAATACTGCAAACGATCCCAATGGTATTTGGTCGACATTGAACGCTGGTGTGTTTGCGCCTGCAGGCGATACCTATGGCCCCTATCAAGGCACGAGCATGGCTGCACCGCAAGTCGCTGGTGTGGTTGCGTTAATGCGCAGCGTCCAGCCGGAAGCAAGTCCGGCAGAGTTGGAGGCGGCACTGAAAGATACTACCCGTGACTTCTACGTTGCTTGCCCTGGTTGTGGTACGGGTATTTTGGATGCAGAAGAGGCTGTGAAACGAATCCTGGGATTGACTGTGGCAGATGCGATTGCAGATTTGCGTGTTGCGTTACAGGCGGATAATGGAAAATTTATTGATAGTGGCGATGGAACGGGCACTATCCAGTACAAGGTGCTCGTCAGCAATGATGGGCCAGATCAAGCGAGTGATCTCGTGCTCAGTAATATATTTCCGCCAGAGGTTAGCCTTGATATGGTAATGGCGTCACCAGGCGTTGTCTGCAGCTTAACAGATTACAGTTGCGCCTGGTCAGAGTTGGAATCAGGTGCTTCCCAAGCTATTACTTTTCGGGTGCGTACCAGTAATGATGCGAAGATGGACTTTTCTGCGAGCATTACTGGTGCAGATACCGATCCCGACATCAACAACAACTATGCCACTAAAAAGTTTGGTGGTGGTCTGGGGGGGATGATGTTGGCGATGCTCGCATTGATGTGGCGTCGGCTTCAGTAATAAACCAAAGAGCTACTGCAACTGCGCAGCAGGGGTGGTGGCTCTCAGTTTATAGTTGGAAAATAACCAACCGTCACATCGTTCCAGTAAGTCTGGCAGCATGATGAAATCATAAATTAGCGCTACGACGATAATACTGGCCATGAGAATGGCAGTAGTCTGATTCGGGCCAAATATAGATAGAGTCAGCACCATCATCCCTAATGAAAGAATGAACGTGGTCAGCATCAGTGCTGCCCCCACCTCTTCAAACGTTTTTTCGATGCTCAGTTGTGGCGGTAAGCCAGACTCCCGAAAACCGATATAGCGTTTTAATATATGAATCGTGTCATCCACCACGATGCCAAGACTGATGCTAAGAGTGCCTGCTGCGGCTATATCAATTACACCAACAGATGTTCCCCAAAGTCCATATACAACCCCGGCAGGAAAAAGGTTGGGGATCAGGCTTAATACACCTATGCGCATATTGCGAAGGAACACCCCAATTAACAATGAAATAACCATGGCAGAGAGTAATCCACCGATAAACATATTGCTGGTTAATTGCTTTCCTATACTGGCAAAGAGAATAGCGTGTCCTGTTACTGATATTTTGATGGCTGGCGCGTTATTGGTGAACCATTGATTAATGTCGCTTTGTAATTGGAGCAGCTGAGTGCTGCTGAGTTTAGGGATTCCAAGCGAGATCACAGCAGATTGGAAATGTTTGTCTAAGCCTAGCGTCTCGGCCGTGTTGTCCGGCGAAGCCATTTCATAAAGATTCCATAGATCTGCCAACTCGGATGACTGGTTGGGGCTGGCGCTCCACTTTAAATTGCCTTGGTATAGATGCCTTTTCAGCTGAGTTAACACCGAGCTGTAGCTGTTGTGGCGTGACACCATTGGGTGAGCATCAAGCCAGCTTTCAAACCCGTTTAACGCGTGTAAGAACTCGGGCGTAAATATGCCATCTCGATGATTTGAGTTCAGCTGTACCGTTATTGGGTGATGAATGCCGAACTCTGTTTCAGACAACGTACTGGCGTTGATTATGGGTGAATCTGATTCGAAGTAATCCAATGGATCGTTGTGATAGTCGTTCAGAAAAACGCAGCAGGATAGAGCGATGGTAATTAGATAAAACAGGCCATAATGATACGCTTTTAGCCGGGTGCGGCCGGCATTGATTGCAAGTGACCAGCGTTGAAACAGATCAGGCTCCTGATTGCGAGCATTGGTTTGTCTCCAAACCGCCATTGCGGATGTGATGGAAATAGCGGAGATAAAGGCGCAAGCAACACCGATCGCTGCGATATTCCCAAAGGTTGCGAATACCGGCGAGCTGCTTCCGTTCAAGCTTAAAAAGCCGATGCCAGTTGTAAGACTGGTTAAAAAAAGCGACATGAAATTGCTGCGCAATGCATTTAGCATGGCGGTTTGGGGTGGCAGATCTGGTCGTTGGTGAGTGAAACTCATCAACAAGTGTATGATGTCAGCCAGTGCAATAATGAAAGCAATGCAGAAGGCGAGAGCGGAGGTTTGATTGATGGTGAGCTTTAGAAGGCCAACTATCCCCGCGGTTAGCCACAACGCGATGATGATTGAAGTGGCACCGGACACCACCAGCCACCATGACCGCAGAAAATACCAAAGCACACCCAACCCCGTGATTAATACCAAAGGCATCAGGTAGAAGCCATCATGCATTAACGCATGATGCAGCGCATGCTTGATTTCAACTGGCCCCAGCATGTGCACCTCACCAAGGCCTGGTGTCGTGAACGCTGCATCAAGGGTGGAGCGGATCAGTGGATAAAGGGTTTCGATCTGCTCTGTGTCAGCAAAGTGGATTTGCAGGCTGGCCACGGTTCCGTTTTTTGACAGCAAGCTGCTATTGCTTACGTTGTCCGCCAATTGCCCCAATATCGGATCACTGAGATCGCCGCCATCTTTAATGTGGCGGTACAGTGAGCGGGTATCCTGTTGATTATTGCTGATGGCAGTAGAAAGCAAAGATTGAATTCGTTCCACACCATCAAGAGCTTGGATCTTGCTGGTGATTGTGAATAGATTGGATATGCCCTGTTCAGATAGCAGCGTACCGGTTTGAGAGTGCAATAAGATCAGCAAACTTTGCTGAACCCCAAAGTCTGCTTCCAGGTTGTGAAAGTTTTTAACTTCTGGATTGTCTTCGCGAAAGTAGTCTGTGATTTCGCTGCGATAGGTGATGTCTGGGATGTGTGGTGATAGCGCCACTGCAATGCAAAAAACAAATAGGGCGATCAGTTTAAGGTGAAGAAAACGCAACGGCTTCATTATTTTTATTCTGTGTTTTTATTCTGCTGTGCACCGCGTTACCATGGGCGCCTTTGATAAAAGCATCTAATCATCTTGCTCAGAGGTCTGCAATGATTTTTGGTAAAAATAAGTCACTGGCGTGTTTCAGCGCGAACCCCGCGGCTGAATATCGGCTGATCTGTTTCCCCTGTGCCGGTGGCGGCGCATCGATGTACCGTCGGTGGAGTGAATTCCTGCCAGATGCGGAGGTGTGGTCAGCCAATTACCCAGGTAGAGAATCCTTGCATGGGCAACCTTTTGCAAAGTCTGCCGACGAAATTGTCGATTTATTTATTGATCAGGCTGACTTTTTCTCAGCTAAGCCATTTGTTCTTTATGGTCATAGCTTTGGGTCGATGATTGCCTTCCTGCTGGCGCTTCGCTTGCAGAAACAGGGTGTTTACCCTCTGGGGTTGTGCGCAAGCGCCCGCAGGGCTCCACAGCTTGAATCTGAGTTTAATATTACCGACCTTTCAGAAGAGCAGTTTTTGAAGGAGTTGGAGCGCCTTGGCGGCTTGCCTGAGGCGATTCGCGCCAGTCAGGAAATGATGGATTTTTACATGCCGGTGATTAAGGCTGATCTGACACTAAATGACCATGCTGTCTCAGCTCCTGGTCAAACAATCAGCGCACCTATTTACCTTTATTCGGCAACTGAGGATAAAGTGGCCACTGCCGATGAGCTGAATGCATGGAAAAATGCAACCACTTCACGCTTTGAGCACAAAGCTTTTGAAGGAGGGCATTTCTTTATCCAAGATAGCGTCAACGAGTTCCTGGCCTCATTGAGGACGGTTTTGGCCACATTAACTCAAGGTGATGATGAAGAATTAATCGCATTCTAAATAGTGTTATAAAAAAATAACAAAATATACGGAATTGTCAGGGCCACAGACTGATTCGCTTATCCTTTCATCAAAACTTGTAGTTGTTGTGTTTGAATGTACACAGTTCGATTACAGACTGTCACTTATTTGGCCGTATCTTACAAGTTTTAGCGAGGAGCGCGAACTTAAACTGGCTCTGCCATTGGGTTGTGCTGATAAAAATAATAAAAGGCAGTTTAGGCAATACTCGACGTAACCGATAGGATTCTCAAAGGCTTACTTAGCCAGTCAGTGAATCGCCGGTATTGATCACGCCATTTATACCTATGAGCACACCTTCGTCTTGAAACACAGGGTAAAGACAGTAGGTGGAGGTAGACATGAAAGGGTTCCCAGAGTTTAAGAACCTGGTTCAAATGAGTTCC containing:
- a CDS encoding AraC family transcriptional regulator, encoding MTTPRLHVAIELIEAIGEYLDTIGKSAEAFFQQQGFAVDDDHNNGYSDFALFSSIFEAAAEYANDDYIGLKVGENFLARHWGRLGYLIMSGENGMEGIQYIQRFATIVTNALEMKWITDSETLSCEFSLQDSRVSRHVVDYFVSSSLALSRATSNDQTRYLSVCFQHDGGPTPPFYDEFLQTSCYFNQPCNQITVDIDGLRQVSAFRDPRLKKILEEHANQVLESLAVSDELVEKVQRYIVEALPQGTPSLKQTCEHIGQTERSFQRALAKQGINYQEMVDDLRMRMALEYIRNDYNFLDIAMMLGYSEQSAFHRAFKRWTGMPPSRYRRSLTQSNHEQKPGAEPGAE
- a CDS encoding cytochrome P450, whose translation is MTTIAESASKLPRKPSSKVTHIPGENGLPVVGFTFEFLRDFHGLVNRMAQKHGPVFRYRAVMQDVITLTGPDANEFILKDSDHNFSSKKAWDIILEELFPNGLMLRDFENHKVHRKILQGAFKKPAMQAYVEKMDLRFDSGIQNWPKNKEMMFFDNIKELLLNAGAELFLGIKMGKEANKVNKSFIAAVDASLAILRLPIPGTTWWRGIQGRRYLETFIGSLVAEKRNSQHNDFFTQICHSRGENNEELTDQEVIDHMIFLLFAAHDTTTSTLCSLVYRLAKHPEWQEALREEILSLGKDNVTYEDLDKLEKTSLVFRETLRMHPPLPTIPRRAIHDCEFQGYKIPKNAAVGVVPLHTHYMKEYWSHPYKFDPERFNAERAEHKKHFYQWVPFGGGHHKCLGLNFAEIQSKVFLFHFLKQYKVEVRSGYEMPTQVVPLAVPKDGFPCTLTPLS
- a CDS encoding S8 family serine peptidase; this translates as MGLLHWLHSGVMLVAGLSVVGSTLAAGHEQLPFDRFIVKFKATPTALERANPRAFQRMQQAVGVRADVQRTLNNGAVVIRMSESRRYQDWFDVMTQLSHDSDIAYIEPDLRMVPTADPLYSSQWYLHFSLGGINADSAWNYSTGEGAVVAVLDSGIRPHVDLVANTLPGYDFITDTFTANDGDGRDGDPLDPGDGVVAGACGGGMPEADKKSTWHGTHVSGLVAAASNGIGMEGVAYDADIVPLRVLGRCGGYTSDIADAIYWASGYSVPGVPGNANKADVINMSLSSSVTGSCSQTYSDAINAANAAGVTVVTSAGNSAANATDYAPGNCSGVINVAAINYYGDLASYSNTGSVVDLVAPGGVINTANDPNGIWSTLNAGVFAPAGDTYGPYQGTSMAAPQVAGVVALMRSVQPEASPAELEAALKDTTRDFYVACPGCGTGILDAEEAVKRILGLTVADAIADLRVALQADNGKFIDSGDGTGTIQYKVLVSNDGPDQASDLVLSNIFPPEVSLDMVMASPGVVCSLTDYSCAWSELESGASQAITFRVRTSNDAKMDFSASITGADTDPDINNNYATKKFGGGLGGMMLAMLALMWRRLQ
- a CDS encoding efflux RND transporter permease subunit, coding for MKPLRFLHLKLIALFVFCIAVALSPHIPDITYRSEITDYFREDNPEVKNFHNLEADFGVQQSLLILLHSQTGTLLSEQGISNLFTITSKIQALDGVERIQSLLSTAISNNQQDTRSLYRHIKDGGDLSDPILGQLADNVSNSSLLSKNGTVASLQIHFADTEQIETLYPLIRSTLDAAFTTPGLGEVHMLGPVEIKHALHHALMHDGFYLMPLVLITGLGVLWYFLRSWWLVVSGATSIIIALWLTAGIVGLLKLTINQTSALAFCIAFIIALADIIHLLMSFTHQRPDLPPQTAMLNALRSNFMSLFLTSLTTGIGFLSLNGSSSPVFATFGNIAAIGVACAFISAISITSAMAVWRQTNARNQEPDLFQRWSLAINAGRTRLKAYHYGLFYLITIALSCCVFLNDYHNDPLDYFESDSPIINASTLSETEFGIHHPITVQLNSNHRDGIFTPEFLHALNGFESWLDAHPMVSRHNSYSSVLTQLKRHLYQGNLKWSASPNQSSELADLWNLYEMASPDNTAETLGLDKHFQSAVISLGIPKLSSTQLLQLQSDINQWFTNNAPAIKISVTGHAILFASIGKQLTSNMFIGGLLSAMVISLLIGVFLRNMRIGVLSLIPNLFPAGVVYGLWGTSVGVIDIAAAGTLSISLGIVVDDTIHILKRYIGFRESGLPPQLSIEKTFEEVGAALMLTTFILSLGMMVLTLSIFGPNQTTAILMASIIVVALIYDFIMLPDLLERCDGWLFSNYKLRATTPAAQLQ
- a CDS encoding thioesterase II family protein, encoding MIFGKNKSLACFSANPAAEYRLICFPCAGGGASMYRRWSEFLPDAEVWSANYPGRESLHGQPFAKSADEIVDLFIDQADFFSAKPFVLYGHSFGSMIAFLLALRLQKQGVYPLGLCASARRAPQLESEFNITDLSEEQFLKELERLGGLPEAIRASQEMMDFYMPVIKADLTLNDHAVSAPGQTISAPIYLYSATEDKVATADELNAWKNATTSRFEHKAFEGGHFFIQDSVNEFLASLRTVLATLTQGDDEELIAF